The genomic window tctatttcttttctacatttttgcctcttttttttgtgttacagCGGGATGACTGACTTTGGGCAATGTCTGCTACGACATCTTGAGGTgaccttcaaataaaaaaaaaaacgccctTGCTTCTTTTTCCATGTGAAATATAACCTCAGAATCTGTCAGTTTGGTGACTGTATTGCCTTTTCCCTTCAAGGTTGTGTGTTAACTGCCCCACAATGCAGATGAAAAGTTCCTAAAAGGACATAAAGTAGAAGCTGATGATGCAGTCATGGTGTAAAACATGGATTAATtcttaatatattaatatttgcCTTTATGTAACATTACTTGTACTGCTACTATTAATGCTATATGTGTTGCGTCTTTCATCATACATCTTTCAATGCTATGGAATTATAGTATGTGTCATCaacacaacatactgtacatctgtcTGCCTTCTGTCATGTCTTTATTATTGCTGTTCTCTCTATCTGCTTGTAGCTCAGGTTGGCTAAGtacttaatatttttaatagtGTATTACGGTGTATAGACAATAAAGGTAAAACGCTGATTGATTGAACGGAAATCAATGTTCTCTCTTTGCATTTAAAGATCCAACTTTTTGCCCTGGTATTACGCCTCCTTATAGACGAAAATCACTGCGATGGCCAATGATGTTATCAAACTAAATTGGGATGTCAAATAAAACTCTTGAATACATGAGTGGTGTGACTGTCTCAATTTCTGTTTCATTTggttgatttgtgtgttttgcccATTTGCTAAAGAGACATTTTTCTGGATGTTACTCTGATTTCAAATCTGaatgtgttgtgatgtgtggATGAGCTGCAATGCTATAGCCTGAAAAAATGTGGTAAATGATTACAgggttttctttattttatttgatctgaTCTGAAGTCCCAAAGTCATCAGCACTTCTGGTGAAGTCTGAGGACCTCCATAAACCTTCATGGTGTCCAATAATTGATGCACCAGCTAAACAGCAgaataaagattaaaataatCCCCCATGTACCTGACATAGGCTACATTATCTCTACACACTTTAACATAACAGGTGTAATATGTAGATATaactaatatactgtatttctaaGATAAAAATATTGCCGTCAGTATGGTAAACACTTTTTTGAAGCGAAATGGCAAAATGTTGACGTTCTTTTGAGCTTGAGCCAATTTGCAAATGGCACCTCATGAAATGgtgaattgaaaataaatatatcttAACTATAAGAACATGTACATAAATCCTCTATTTACTGTATTAGCTTACtgtgttttttataaataaaagttaacaAAGGCTGgcacaacaatataaaatataattcaaTATATACTGGCtataacagggttttttttctacattggGCGATGCAGTCTGAAGCTAGTGTACCTTGGAAAAGGATATTATGTCTTACATTCCAAACACAGCATCCTGGAATGACCACCCTCACCCAGGAGACCATGCTGTtggtgtgtctgtgctgctgctgctgctgttgctgttgctgctggctgctgctgctgttgctgttgctgctgctgctgctgttgctgttgctgctgctgctgctgcttgctgttgctgctgctggtgctgctgttgctgctgctgctgctgctgctgtgctgttgctgttgctgatgctgatgcttgAATCCAGGCTCAGGGTTGTGGTCATTGTCTCTGCCTCTGAAGAGCTTGTGCTGAGAGGTGAAGACTAATCCTGTGATACAACCATGAAGAAGAACAAATGTAAGCTCCACACTCATCTGACAATGAACCAAGTAACTCATTATTCCTGAACCGGCAAGACATTAAAATTGTATGACTTAATGGACCTGTGCACTTTAAAATTCatggataaaataaaaactgatctCCCGCCAAATACAATAAAGAATCTTTTCACAACCAGAGAGACTCACTGTCCACTCAGGAAAACTGTATATCAGTTAAGCGTGTGGATCTGTGGAAcagctgcacagaggaagtAAAATTATGTACATCACTATTTATACGAAGAAAAACCAATTCTGACTATTAACATATATATGAAGATAGAGTACTATTTTGTCTGGAGATTGATATATGTTCTTGTTTTGACTATCAGggtttttgtttaataaatcacacactgacactgatataGGTATACTGTAGTGTCTGCCCTGGAAAGAATCACACAGctaattcttatttttgtatgtCGTGTTATAACGCTGGGAAGATGTGCAGTACGATGAAAATGCAATCAGGAATCCATCATTTTGGCAGGACCAAAGGAGTTGAGTTGGAGgccatcacatacacatacagtatatgaaaataattagaATCCAAGAGGGAGTTAACGAAGGATGCTTGGATCTGATGGGAGAACCAGGAGATTCCTGTTTTCTGCAGTATGGGTGAGCCGGCAAACATGTTGCTATTGTCTTACTattgacatactaaactatgacattttggtcaaattttggacgacatactaaactatgacattttggtcaaattttggacgacatactaaactatgacatttttttcacattttggacaacatactaaactatgacattttcgtcacattttggacgacatactaaactatgacatttttgtcacattttgNNNNNNNNNNNNNNNNNNNNNNNNNNNNNNNNNNNNNNNNNNNNNNNNNNNNNNNNNNNNNNNNNNNNNNNNNNNNNNNNNNNNNNNNNNNNNNNNNNNNCCTGGTTGATCGCCAAAGCAATGCAGACTCTTCCTCTCTGGTCAGAATAAAGGATTCTGGCTTGGGATCCCACGACCTGAATAAAAACCCAGAGGGAAACCATCACTTGTAGCTGCAGCTCAACCTGTGTGTTTGGCATAGAGAGGGAGAATTCAGGTGTGAATGTCGCAGGACGTTAAAGACCATTTTGTGCTTCCCAGCCTCTCTGATCCAGTGGATGTTATCATTGTACTGCTGCCGGATACGATCGGACACGTTGGCGCCTATTTCCTCCAGCACCGTAGCAGCGATGTCATCTGTCACGGCAAGATCTCGTGCATCACCAGATGTGCACACCCAGCGAAATGGGCCAAAGcccaaagagaaaatgtcccTGTGGTAAAGACAGACAGTAGAGTCGGCTCACTGTCATCCTGAACAGGATCAATGCTGAATTGAATGTGCTGAAGGAAATGTCTCACCCCATAATATGTTGTACATAAGAAGGATATCGAAACTCTGTTGCTCCTCCGCCAACTTTTTCTACCTCTGCTCCTGCAAAGATCAATAAACACAGCTCTCACCACTGCGCTCTCATTGAcccaatgataataataataataataaagacaatttctgtgtgtgcattaatTATTCACCAGCTCTCTGGGCCTCCAGGAGAAATGCGTTGCCATAGTCCCAGAAGAACAAACCAGCGTCAGTAAGCTTATTGATGGCCTTTATTTGTCTCCTGAGGCTGTGAGAGTATGTGCAGAGTATGGAATGTCGCTCATTTGTATACATAGCAGAAAATATCCCTGAGATATTTATTATTCTTAGTTCATTAGATTAACCTTTCTTGGACCATCGTACGGAAACGGTTAGGATCAGTCGTCATGAGTTGGTTTGCCTGGCGAAAGGCAAGCTGGACTGGGTAGTAGCCGCCATTGAACGGGTTGTGAAGGGAGGTTTGGTCTGAACCCAGATCCACCAGGAGCTGCCCGGTTCTCTCATACTCCAGCAGCAGCCGCTCCCTGGACACAAATGCAACAGCGAATATAGAATGAAATGGTGTCTTCTTTCAGATCCACGTGGTATGTTGGTGGCAGACAGttttaatctctctctcactcaccaCAGGTCTActatgttgccatggtaacccaGACTGAGGGCTGTTTTGGAGCTCTTTGCCTCTctgtaaaataatagaaaaagtgTCAGATTCATAAATCTATCTACATGCAGAACATATGATGAGAATGCTTTTCAttccacatttatttgacagctACACATACAAAGATTCTCAAATCCACCCCTCAAGGTTCTCAATACCACTGACCACGGGTGTCCAAACTTTAGATATTGTGAAGATTTCTGGGTGCCAATGGTCACTTCAgacctatttattttttaacagtaacatttacatacaaatgcactgttaaaaatataaaaaattcattttcattgacaCAGTTATCATTTTTAAACGGATGTAAAGgagtgacaaaatgaaaaagttaaataacataatatgagatgagAACATATATCAGGTAGGTTTCCAACCCAGGACTCCGGTTTCAAATCGGTGTCCATGTCCCTCCCTGGCAAtgataatacattataaaaccaaagctgtgGGTCGTACAAAATCTCACGAGGGCCACGATTGGCCTGTGGgctggactttggacatgcgTGCCATACACAGTATTTACTAAAAAGTAGACATActttttgaagcctcaagattcagGATTTTGGGCACCTGTACGATACCAATGCTTTATTGTCTCTTTTCCTCTAAATATGAACATACCTTACAGAATAGACATAATTGACCACATGTGTGACTGAAGAAActaaaactagtgattgagaccattaatgATTCAGTAAAAAGTTTAATGACATTATAGATCAAGAGaatattaaaggttttttttcctataGACTTCCATGCAAACtcagttctttttgcaaccagcagagtcgccccctggtggctaactgttCCTTCTGAGCtacacttttcaaactggaagaccATGTCTGTTTTATATATGCTCAATACCAGCACAATTGATGAAGTTCAAAAGGAAAGTATCAGACGTTGGATAACCTGATTCGCTGAATGCAGTGCTCTATGTTGCTGGTGACCTCCATCAGCCAGCCCTGCTCGTGTCGTTTTCTAAGAGGAGCCTCGTCCACCTACATGTAGAAGAAGAGTGATTCAGTCACATGGACAGGACTTCCACCATTCACTTCCTCCGCAGTCAGCATTAACAGGAAATGACCTCTGCAATCACACCAATGCAGCCAGCAATGACGGCAGCTTTGGCCTGAGCTCCACTCATGCCGCCGAGGCCAGAGGTGACGAAAACACGACCCCTCAAGTCATCGGAGCCCAGGTACCTGCGGCCGGCATTCAGCACAGTCAGCTGCACAGACACACCACAGGGAAACACATGAAGAGAATTAAAGGCACTATACACCAGACTGCTTTCATTTAACACCACAGtgattcattctttctttctttttcatgttaAATCAGGTTATAATTATGTCATACTTCTTTTAATTTCACAAACCATCGTGCCATGAACAATCCCCTGAGGTCCAATATAGCAGTAGCTGCCTGCAGTCATTTGACCATACCTGAAAGTGCACATCAAacagttttcatcatttttatacATAACCATTAGAAACAGCACTGACAGATAAAAGAGCCCTTTTCAAACTTACATAGTTACACCAAGGGCAAACATCTTTTCATACTGATCTCTGGAAGAGTAGTTTGGAATAACCTGAGTGGAGCAAAAGACAATTAGCAAACCTTTCATGGATCAATTcaactcaattcaattcagttttatttatatagtccaacatcacaaacacaatttgcctctaAGGGCTTAACAGCAGTgttataatgtaacaaagtacaaatactgtacttaagtacaaaattcatgtatgtgtactttactgttatttatatttctagcaacattttacttcattgttactcattactaccaaataaa from Solea senegalensis isolate Sse05_10M linkage group LG4, IFAPA_SoseM_1, whole genome shotgun sequence includes these protein-coding regions:
- the LOC122767943 gene encoding urocanate hydratase-like → MSNLKELCSGLPLDPLPPKQGRDPRLPHAPIRTPNLTAEEERLALRNALRYFPPSVHATLAPEFAQELRQYGHIYMYRFCPTLRMRALPIDQYPCRTRQAASIMLMIMNNLDPAVAQFPQELVTYGGNGQVFSNWAQFRLVMHYLSEMTEEQTLVMYSGHPMGLFPSLPSSPRAIITNGMVIPNYSSRDQYEKMFALGVTMYGQMTAGSYCYIGPQGIVHGTMLTVLNAGRRYLGSDDLRGRVFVTSGLGGMSGAQAKAAVIAGCIGVIAEVDEAPLRKRHEQGWLMEVTSNIEHCIQRIREAKSSKTALSLGYHGNIVDLWERLLLEYERTGQLLVDLGSDQTSLHNPFNGGYYPVQLAFRQANQLMTTDPNRFRTMVQESLRRQIKAINKLTDAGLFFWDYGNAFLLEAQRAGAEVEKVGGGATEFRYPSYVQHIMGDIFSLGFGPFRWVCTSGDARDLAVTDDIAATVLEEIGANVSDRIRQQYNDNIHWIREAGKHKMVVGSQARILYSDQRGRVCIALAINQ